The Oncorhynchus masou masou isolate Uvic2021 chromosome 13, UVic_Omas_1.1, whole genome shotgun sequence genomic interval cagaggcccattatcagcaaccatcactcctgtattccaatggcatgttgtgttagctaatccaagttaatcattttaaaaggcaaattgatctttagaaaacccctttgcaattatgttagcacagatgaaaactgttgtcctgattaaagaagcaatacaactggccttctttagactagctgagtatctggagcatcagcatttgtgggtttgagtacaggctcaaaatgggcaGAAACAGAActatcttctgaaactcgtcagtctattcttgttctgagaaatgaaggctattccatgcaagaaattgccaagaaactgaagatctcgtacaacgctgtgtactactcccttcacagaacagcgcaaactgtctctaaccagaatagaaagaggacaaaaacagagtgtctagtttgagaaacagacacctcacaaatcctcaactggcagcttcattaaatagtacccgcaaaacaccagtctcaacatcaacagtgaggaggtgactccaggatgctgggcttctaggcagagttgctaAGGAAAcaaatctcagactggccaataaaaataaaatattaagatgggcaaaagaacacagacactggacagaagaagattggaaaaaagtgttatagacagacaaatctaagtttgcggtgttcggatcacaaagaagaacatttgtgagatgTAGAAAAATTTAAAAGACGCTGGAGGAGTGCTTCACGTcgtctgtcaagcatggtggaggcaatgtgatgatctgggggtgctttggtggtgataaagtgggagatttgtacagggtaaaagggatcttgaagaaggaaggctatcactccattttacaacgccatgccataccctgtggacggcacttaattggagccaatttcttcctacaacaggacaatgacccaatagaACTACTTCAGGAAGatgcagtcagctggtattctgtttataatggagtggccagcacagtcaccggatctcaaccctattgagctgttgtgggagcagcttgaccgtatggtatgtaagaagtgcccaccaagccaatccaacttgtgggaggtgcttcaggaagcatggggtgaaatctcttcagattacctcaacaaattgacaactagaatgccaaaggtctgcaaggctgtaatttctgcaaatggaggattctttgacaaaagctaagtttgaaggacacaattatttcaattaaaaatcattatttataaccttgtcaacatcttgactatattttCTATTCATTTTGTaactaatttcatgtatgttttcatggaaaaccaggacatttctaagtgaccccaaacttttgaacggtagtgtacatgtatATTCAGCATCAGttgagtgtaaaaaaaaaatcattctctGCTCGTTATCATACTATTTCCCTGGTTAGTTTGGGCAAATAGCAGAAGCTCGAAGCTTCTTAGCAGAGTTGTGGGTCTATTAAAAATCTCACTTGTCAACAAAAGACTGGAGCACAGGCTATATTTATGTAGCATGTGTGCCACCAACACATGAATCTCAACTATACAGTGCTGCAggcctattttttttttaaacctccctagtccttgccgatgacaagcatacccataacatggtgcagccaccaccaagcttgaaaatatgaagagtggtattcAGTGATGTATTGTGTTTGCCccgaacataacactttgtattcaggacataaagttcattTTTGAGCCACAtttgttgcagttttactttagtgccttattgaaaataggatgcatgttttagaatatttttattctgtacaggcttctgtCACTCTGTCATGTAGGTTAGTCCTGTatagtggagtaactacaatgttgttgatccatctcctatcacagccattaagctctgtaactgttttaaagtcaccattggcctcatgcttaaatccctgagcggtttccttcctctccagcatctgaattaggaaggacgcctgcaaTTTGTAATAACTGGGTTTATTGCTACACCACCCAAAGTGTATTTAATAACTAATTAATAAATAATGCTCAAAGGgctattcaatgtctgttttttttacccatctaccaataggtgcccttctttgtgaggcattggtctttgtgattgaatctgtgtttaaaattccCTGCTCGACTTGgggactttacagataattgcacgtctggggtacagagatgaggtagtcattacaaattcatgttaaacactgttatttgcagtccatgcaacttatgcgacttgttaagcacatgtttactcctgaatgtatttaggcttgccatagaaAAGGGTTTGAAAACATATTGACTTTTTATATTATTGTAAAAATTCCTaaaaacaattccactttgacatggtggggtattgtgtgtaggccagtgacacaaaatctcaatttaatccatttcaaattcaggctggaacacaacaaaatgtggataaagtcaaggagtgtgactactttctgaaagcactgtatatcaCTGTGGTGCTGAGGGACCAGTCACAACATGTTCCGTTCAAGGCTACAAGGATTAAATGTTCAGACTACTGTATTAGATCAGGGCCTCTCATTTACACACAAAGAATGGCCTTCCCACACACCTCCACCATCAGGGGTAGGTTAATATTAAAATGGCGTGCTTTCATCATCTCTTTTTCTTAATCTTCAGACTGCATTGATTTGAAATGATCTGGACAGGTGATCTGTGAATCCTTGGTTAACATCCACGATGTTTTCTAATCAAAGATCAGTCAAATGAAGGATggtctcactactggtgtccctcAGGGCACAGTAAAGTCCTCACTGATTATAAATGGCTCTGGATAATAGCGTCTGTTCAATTTCTAAAGCCTGAAATGTAAAAATGCTTGAGTCACAGCAGTCAACGGCATTAGAATAACCCTCAACAATTACACAATAGAGCCGACAGAGTTTAAAATAAAAGGCATTTATTTTGGGAAAACATTTTCTCCACACAGCGGCCAAGCCTCAGCACTTGTGGTACATTAATATAAAGACACGATTTCAAACATCCTCACTCACTGAGGAAAATTGTTGTAACAACCCGCTCCAATTCTCATCAAAACTGTTCAAATGTTATTTACAAAACCATACATCATTATACAGTCTGCCATTTGAGCATGAATCATCGACAGTCACGCCTCTACAGTGTAATTCAGGGCTCTCAAAGTAGTGTAAAATGAGATTAAACGAGAAATCATGTCCACAATTAGTGTGTCAAGGAGAATGAGTACGACGAGACCAAACGGCACACTGACTAAGTGCACAATTCTCTGGTTGCCCTGTAACAGAAAGTTCACACACCCCTGGACACACCccatccacattttgttgtgttgcaaaATTGAGATTTTGTCAATTGATTAAATTGACATTTTTTTCTGTCACTACAAATTCATAAAAaagaaaaagctgaaatgtcttgagttaataagtattcaaccccttttttatggcaagcctaaagttcaggagtaaaaatgtgcacataagttgcatggactcactttgtgtgGAATATTAGTGTTTAACATGAATTTTGAATGACtatatctctgtaccccacacatacaattatctgtaaggtccctcaatcgagcaATGATTTacaaacacagattcaaacacaaagaccagggaagtttttcaatgccttgcaaagaatgGCACCTTTGGTTGAtgggtgtaaaaaaaaaagctgacattgaatatccctttaagaatggtgaagttattaattacccttTAGATGGTATATCAACacaaccagtcactacaaagatacagtcgtccttcctagcgcagttgccggagaggaaggaaacctggttcagtctgccttCCACCAGCAcaacagtaacctaaaacacaagacaaatctacactggagttgctttacCAAGAAgagagtgaatgttcctgagtgaccgagttacagttttgacttaaatctacttgaaaatctatgccaAGGTCTGAAAATGTTTGTCTAGAAATGAAaaaaaccaatttgacagagcttgaaggagTTAGAAAAAAACAATGAACAAATGTTTCATAagccaggtgtggaaagctcttagagatttacccagaaagactcacagttgtaatcgctgccaaaggtgcttctacaaagtattgactcaggggtgtgaataccaatgtaaattagatatttcaataatttagcaaaaaaaaattggaaaaacatgttttcactttgtcattatggggtatttttttatatttttttatttaacctttatttaaccaggtaggcaagttgagaacaagttctcatttacaattgcgacctgtattgtgtggagatgggtgagacacggggtatgaatactttcttaaggcactgtatataaaaggaGAATGTCAAAGGTTGAAAAAAAAGAGCTGTTTGAAAGTTATACTGGTTTATGCCAACAGCTGAGTACACTTACATATCTATTATAGTTCCATTCGCATCTGGTTGAATAGCTTCAAATGGCTTGGCCTTAATATATACTATTGATGTAATTGAGTTATACAAATGGATTTTTTAAGAAGACAAACAAATTTACTTCCAAGTAGACTAAATAATATTGTGTTAATATAGCTGTCGGGTGAATTCAACGAGTTTGacagacagaatcattagatgcCCGAGTTGACCGAGTCATTTGCTTTAATTTTTCTGGCTCTGTAAACATACTAATTCACGTCACGCATGCATAAATGTTGGTAATGTACGTGGACATACAGTATTACCACTATCAGCACAAAAATACAGCTGACTGGCAGCCCATAAATGTCCCCTTTTACCGTTTATAAAAAGGATCCTTCACTTCAAAAGTCATTATTATTACATATTCACACACAGTATGATCAAATACTTCACTGCACCTTTTCATTGACAAGGGCTTTAATGTGTGATGGTTTATCGAGCTGTACAGCGTTCCACGGGGATGACATTGGCGCATTTCCAAAACCAATACTGTACAGATAATCTTTTCCAATTACATCATTTAACGCTAACAGGACAGAAACACTATATGGACATGGAATTGTCTCCTAACTGGAGATCAGGATCCATTTAAAACGTTGATTTAAGGTGATAAAAATGTGCTCCCCGCAGCTTGTGTTCAGACACACAGAATTGAATGACGATCTGGTATTTTTTGTGCTAGGTATCACTTCAAAGTCCATCAGTTGTGATGTACGGTGCTTTAAGGTGTTTAAACGTCTACCGGTCTGACTCAACAATTTTCCATGCGCCGGTTCTATACACTCGCATGGGGAAGGTCCTTTTCAACAACTCAACCAAATGGCTTTTGGGGAACTTTGTGTTTGAACATGTCTGAGCACCAGCTGAAATACATAAGACAGATTTCGATTACAGCACTCATTTGCAAATTTTCTCTCTTTGATTCGAAATGCCACTGTTTCAGTCCACCAACCTTCGTCCGAGCGTGATCTGCCCAAAAAGCTGGCATTCCAAATAAAAAAAACGCAAAACTTTCCAAGCAAGCAGTGTACAGGACCCCTGCTCTTGTGTCATGCTGCATTCCTCGACACAACAGCACTTCTAGGGGACCTAAAAAGTTTGGCCAAAATGTCTCCTTCAAGGCTTGAAGAATGTTCGACTCGAGCTCGAACGTTCAACCAAATATTCTGGCTTCTTCAAGGTTTGAGCTTGAGCCAGGGGTGGACGAtggtgaggatggagaggacCGAAGAGGCCAGGCCACAGGCCCCCACGAAGCCCTGGCCGGTGGGGTAGATGCCCAGCCGGTCCAGGGGGATGAACACGTCGCACGCGTTCTTCAGCAGGTCCAGCAGCAGCGGTGGGTTGCTGCGCAGCACTGTCACCAGCAGGTGGCACTGTCTGCGGAGGCATACAGGTAATATGGCTCCGGGAAGGGAAGAGGGGTCGGAGAGGTCGACGTTCTCGGGGGTGTGCGAAGAGGggtgtggagagggaggagaagaggtccAGGTAGCCCTTGACCCCACATGGGTGGAGTGGGCCTCACGCTCCATAAGCAGACGGATCTCGTAGGCGTCCCGGGTTAGGTTGAGGATGAGGGCAAAGAGGTAGTACCtgtagagaacgagagagaaagatgtgAGAGATTAAGcatgtgaggtagagagagattcaTGTCAAATCTGAGAGAAAGTAAAGATAGTGAGAGACCGGAAAAGAGAGGATGTAGGAGACATTGAACAAAAGAAAAAGTAGCAAAGAGGGGGAGTTAAGAGGTAGAATTAGATAACGAAAGCGATAGAAAATAGCTCTAGGGAGAGAGAATGTAGTTAACAACTGCCAATAGTAGTAAAGTTCATTACAGGACTTCTGATGACCTTGTCCACCTCAAATATACTGATTCCTTAATGTAGTGAAATTTAAGGCTTAAATTTCCCAATCCTTCAGTCACCTGAAGGATCTCTGGCTCCACTTGACCTGGTCCAGTTGGGGCAGGAGGCCAGCCTTGCCGGCCCACAGCACGTTGTCACAGGCGAAGTACATGGCCTTGTTGAGGTGGGCCACGGTCAGACAGAGACGCAACACGCTGTCCGAGAGGTGCACAGCACGTTTCGCTGCCTCCACAGCCTCTGCCGAGTTCCCTAGACGcatcactggagagagagagaatttgacGTGAAACCCAGAGTTGATGTACAGAGAGTAAGCCTGAGACACAGAGGTGTAGCATTGACTTGCAGACAGTGACTTACACTTCCTTGTTAGGCTCACATGAGCTTCCAGTTGTTTCACTGTCTTCAGGAGCTCGACACCTGCCCCACCCTTCTGGAGAGTGTAACCTAGCAACGTACAGGTGTACTGTGCAGCCCTGTGTGAACACCGAAAAGGAATCAAATGTGTCAAAATCTGATTATAGCTATGTTACTTTAGTTcagtacattttttacatcttGCGATTAATAACTTGGGCACAACTTCGTCTACTTTCTCCAGTTTTTATGTCAAGGGCAATTGGTACTTACTTTCATGTAGCTACAGTAACTATCAGTATAATACCAAATGCAGTTGGGACAATGGCCACTTGATAGGGAAAGGCTGAAAATAGCGATTGTCATTTAATTTATCCAGGTTTGGGAGAGCCCGAGACAAAACACTGCATGAAACCCTATCCAGAACCCCTTCAATTCGAACCCAAAATCAGCTGTCCCGC includes:
- the LOC135552143 gene encoding peroxisomal membrane protein 11B-like; translation: MDFWIRFSAQSQAKERVFRAAQYTCTLLGYTLQKGGAGVELLKTVKQLEAHVSLTRKLMRLGNSAEAVEAAKRAVHLSDSVLRLCLTVAHLNKAMYFACDNVLWAGKAGLLPQLDQVKWSQRSFRYYLFALILNLTRDAYEIRLLMEREAHSTHVGSRATWTSSPPSPHPSSHTPENVDLSDPSSLPGAILPVCLRRQCHLLVTVLRSNPPLLLDLLKNACDVFIPLDRLGIYPTGQGFVGACGLASSVLSILTIVHPWLKLKP